TTGATCATCGACATTCTCTGCTGATAGTGCAAACGGCTCAAATTTGCCCTCAAACTTAACCGATAAAGTTCCTTTCGTTTGTGATCGTGTGGTGGAGAACTTGTGAAGGAGCGTTTGATTGATTACAGATAAATCAACGATTGAAAGGCTGGTTCGCTTGCAGCGTGCAAACGGACGCACCTTCTTATTTAAAGAGTCGCTGGAGTTATGGCTTCTCCTCATTAATGGCtcgttttttttccctttcctccTCTGACCAGGCGCTGCTTTGTCGCCGCAGTGAGGATAAACTGATTGTGTTGAGAAGAAAAATACTGAACAGAAATTCAAATCCTCAAGGGCACATCTTCtcttttcaacaaaatacaCGTTTGGTTTGAGTAGAGTGCAGCAGGAGGAATCGagattatttttccattaaaactGTCGTCGTACCCACACCGGTGTTTCTATCCATCAGTgtgggtttgtttgtgtttttgatttttttttttttttagtttcgcACTGACCCCATCGGCAGACCCCATGTCCTCAGTATTAGGATACgcctcttgttttttttttttttttcagggtcGCTCCCGCCGCATCATTTGGGCTTGCTGTGCTTTGGGGTCACAGTCTGCTTGTTCTGCTCTTTGGAtgccgaggaggaggaggtggaggaggaggacgaggaagaggaggagctccATCGGGTCTCCACGCCCGTGCTCGTCATCTTGAGCTTGCGTCGTTTTGCCAGGGGGGCGTTGTCGACGCTTTTCAGGAAAAAGCCTTCTCTCTTGCAACGGTTAAAAGCCTGTTGTAgcgcaagaaaaaaaaaaaaaaaagtattcataacccATGATATTTTTCTTgccattttcattttgcaaatgtcttctgttggtttttattgtaatttagaACTTAAGtatagaaataaaaagatgGGATTTTTAGAACTTTCTTAATGTAGATATTCCTCAAAACGAGAAGTTGTCATATATATAAATGACTCTTTAGACTAACATGTAAAATCATCACAATACACTTAAAGGTTTAGAATTACAATGTTTAAGtagtagaaatactttttaaggCATCATATTTGCTTCATATAAAGTAAAGTCCaacattattttagtaatttattatTCTAGCAATTATTCTGACAGTTGATGAGATGATAAAAAAACGATACATTCTgcaaattgttttctttatatagtgtgaaaaatacatgaaataatgcaaataatttatttgctttttcaaataaacattttattgcttaaaatgcagaaacagcTTTCCTGTAGTGTGTGTTCCATCATTTGGagcaaaaaaaacctcacatgtgaaaagttcagccctttctgcttgacttatcAATGCAGAGTAgagctgatctgttgattatctTTTTgagtaactgattaataattagaTGTAAAGtggaagattttatttatttgtttttacagaatttgaaccaggtgaatcTAACACTTCATAAACTAACACTTTCTAAGTTctgggtagaaaatatttacagaaaaaaagttttttcatcataaatgcaaaatttagatattttttgtacaggTTAGGCCTAATTACTGCTACGAATACGTTGTTCTTTCAGCAGttggaatgtttttttgtttttttttatctgtatgctccagttaaAGATTAATCGATTAGTAAATAATCAGTTTCAGCCCAACATAAAAAGCAGCTACCTTGTATGTAGCATTCACATAGGTACGGACTGTTGGCCCGCTGGATTCCAACACATCAGGAGTGCACAGAGGAGTGGTGGACATGGACGCTCCGCCTTGCAGCCAGCTGTTCTCCTTCAGATCGGAGAGTTTCAGGCGTCTCTCTGGATCCACAGTCAAAAGTCCTGAagataaacaaatcaaaacaggCTTAAAAGATACAATTACATGGAATTTATGCTCTCTGTATTACTGGACAAGCAATTCTAGCACGATGAGTCACTAGCAGCAGTAACCTTTAACAAGCTCTTTGGCGTCCTCTGACACACCCTTCCACGCCTCCCCGTCCAACGAGAAATCTCCCTCCTTTATTTTCTGCATGATGTCGACGGCGTACGATGAGGTCATCCCACGCTGCTCGCTCTGAAACGGCACCTGGCCCGACAGCATGGTGTACTGCAGGACGCACACCGAGACTCATTAGCGCTGCTGGTGTTACTTAGCCGCGACACATGTCACATAACCAGGGTGCGCCGGCTCAATTACCAAGATGACCCCTAGACTCCAGAGGTCGCAGGACTTGTCGTATCCTGCGCTCTCAAAAAGCTCCGGAGCGGCGTACTGCAGCGTGAAGCATGGCGTCTGCAGAGGGGCGCTGCCCGCAGGACACAGGCGGGCGAAGCCGAAGTCGATGACTTTCAGCACAGAGTCCTCGCCCTCGTCGGTAAACAACACGTTCTGAAAGGTCAACAAGAAAGGTCAACCCACGTAGCGCGCTGCTGGGTGGGAGCACTCTGCTACAGGGTTCCTGCAGGTTCAACCAActgaaatttaagacttttttcagaccattttcaagGAAAATTAAGACCTGCATCaagacagaaatgtacaaaagacaACAGCATATTTTACATGTGCATAAAGACACAATGTAAAActattgaggaaaaaaattgtaattctAGTGAGATCAACTATAtactgtgttgttgttttttttttccatctgtgtgAGAATACCTGTGTGAGAATACCTTCTCCTTCTTGGATGTTGTTCCCTTTATACCAACAACTTGGTCGAAATAAAACTCTTCAGATGTTTGACCACCATGCTTAAAATCCACTAAACCTCCAACTTCAGAGTTTGTATCGCACTAAAATGCTGCTCTTATATCAGTGCCAGTAGTAGCAGTGCTGACCGTTTTCTGGGGAGCGATAGCCACACCAGGGGATCAAAACGGTGACATGTTTGTAGTTCTTGACAGTCACTCAGTGCTGCTCAGACATGGTTCTCTACAGTGTTCACCCCCTTACTGCCAACCTTTAGCGCAGATTGAACGTAGCATCGTACGGTTGGCAACATAAGAGAGCCTGTGGTGGAGACAAATCACCTGGCGATAAATttactagctagctagctaccaaggtatattagcagctagtcaGCGGTAGCCTCCGCAGATCTGAGTCACAGAACGCAATTAAGATCTCTGAATGTGACTCAAGCCTtagcctgacagaaaagtcccgcaagaaaaaataaaaacgacatGGACGTTAAATATAATagaaaatttaagacctgtgatcaACGTATTGAAGGCCATGGtatactttttcattaatataagactttttaaggttGCACAGACACCCTGTGCtgaaatgattgaaataaataaactaaacaaatgaaaactgaaaaaacacacctcAGGTTTAAGGTCTCTGTGCACCACTCCAGCGTCGTGCATAAAGCTGACAGCTGAGACCAGGCTCTGCAGCAGCTGACTGGCCTCTGCCTCCCCaaacagcttcttcttcttgatccTCTCCAGTAACTCCCCGCCTCTCAAGAGCTCCATCACTAAATACGTGTGATACTGAACGAGCAGAAGATATGCCgcagaaaaaaaggaggatAAGTCATTTTGTTGTACAATACAGCTGATTATCACACAATATGTAGCGCAAACTgtacaaataatatttaatgGAGGTTGGGCTTGTTTCTGTCCCCaattctttcaaaataaaacccaagtaaaaaaacaacagttctgGGAAGGTGAATCTGCCACCTTCTTGCTGAAAAAGATATTACCGGTAATTATTGAtacaatttatttacaattcCTAGTTAGGATTTAAAACATCTTAGGAAGCCAAAGAAGGATATGAAATCTAACTGAAATGTTGCGCAGTAAAAATATGCAGCATCCAGGGGTAGAAACAGTAGAAGGTGCCTGAAATGAAGAAAtgctttttcaaagtaggctgacaggaaagggggaagacatgcggtaaacatCCTCaggtccgggagttgaacccgcgacagccACGTTGCCTCTGAACGTGGGTCGcactaacccctccgccaccacggcacgcccggcaaacacattttcatggCGCTGTCCCTTTAAGGTAGTGAAGGCAGTGCGACGTACGAGGAAGGAAAAGGTAAAGAGGAGTCTCGGTAGTTTTACTGTTAGTGTGATAAAGTTCTACTAAAgttttcataacatttttccTTACAAACTTCTACACTTTGATTCCTAGAGTCCTCAACTCTCTTAAgactctttttaaaaacatctaaatacaAAAGTTTACTACACTTTACTACACTTTACTAAGTTTAcaaaagttttatatttctacatttgtAGAATTGTAGAAATAGGCTTTAAAATCAATccagtaaaagcagaaacaataaGGAAGATGTTGGTGGATAGATTCATCATCGAAAACATTTACGCCCTCTTGTGGGGAAAACAAAGACGCTGCAGTTTAAAAGGGAGCGAATGCCACTTCTAAGGTGTTTGACAACGAGAAAATCTTCAAACTAAGAAAACTGATGCATTTTGTTAGGCTTCCAGGAATTGCGTGGAAATACAATAAAGTATGTATTTATCTTCTGATAGCTTGCTGTTTGGGGTTGTTTGTACCCATACATAGatgaatgtgaaaacaaaaagtctgtGGTCCAAAagaatttattgtatttatatgTCAGTGACCAAAAGAAACATCACATTACTATTTAACGTTTCTGCAGTCAAATCCAAGCACCTATAACTAACAAAGCACTTTGGTtccattatattttttgtttctcttgcaCCAAACAAGAGACTCCTGCTGAAATAATCACGTCTACTTTCCACAAAACAGAGGCGTAAAGTTTAAGTAACATCTAATTTCCTTGGATAAAAAGACTTACAGTGATGAAGAATGTGGTCTGGAATCTGTTTTTATACTCTAGTTTTTTTCTATCCTTATCTAAATCTGTAAGATTATTAAATTCCAGACTTTGGAGGAACACCTGAATTTAAAAAGGcgtactgttttattttctcagctgGCAGTGGTTTTTCcagataaagtatttttttatgccTGTTTGATGTTTTGTCTGTTCATTAGCTGTCGACATGGCGGTTCCTGTACCTGATCAGTGAAGACGTCATACAGCTTGACGATGTTGGGGTGAGCTTCACACTGCCTCAGGGCAGCAATCTCCCTCTGAGTATTCGCTTCCATTCTGACAAATAGGAAAACAAGACGAGTATGAAAAATGCTTACAATGCTTACATGAAAACAGATCCGTGAAGGACAGCTGAACACATCTCAAATCGCGGCACACTAAGGGCGTGGCCTGGCCTCTCACCTGCGGCTGACGATCTTAACGGCGTACTCGTGGCCATTCTGCTTGTGTTTGCATTTTCTGCACACTGAGAAACTCCCCTCGCCCAGTGGAGGGCCATGGAGATCCAGCTCATAGTGCTGGAAGAACTGGGATTCCTGAACAAACATTAGGGAAGAGGTCAAGCTTTTGGTATCCAGTGATCACGATGCAAGAAGGTATGTCATCACATTTAAGCCCAAgattattcattatttacagataaaagcttaaagctgcagtttccagcttttgtaaacaatatatttttcacatatttgtcaAGACTGTCATGCTTTCCTGACTGTATaatatgagagataatctgtgcgTGTACAATGCATGATTGACAGCCCTAAGACcctcttcctggctctgattggttgtttctaactgggagtggtgcatttctgcagatggctgtAGGACCACAGAGGGGAGGCAGGCCTAATTAAAATTTTTcgcagattatctgtttcatattatactgtcGGGAAGTAGTGACAGTTTTatgaattatgtaaaaaaaaaaagtttattttttataaaagttacatagtgCAGCTGTCATTCAGACAAtaagtttgtttctgaaaggAAATTAGATAAGATTGTGAAAAAGCAGTGTCAACTTCAAGTTTATGTATAATTAAAGtctatttaaaaacatacatgttgaaaattattttaaaaaaaaggtaataatctcaataataaataaatctgtattaTTTGCATTACATCAAACAATAACTACTGAGAAGCCTCGTAACTTTTGTGCCACCGGCTTTAGTTCATCCataacattttcttaatttctataaccttgatattttattatttttatacatgAAGGTAAGAAATCAACCTGCCAAACTTGACTTATGTGgtaaaaagttaaattagaataaatattttccactgTGACTGATTTCTTGATAAAAATATCTTTCTCTTTTGCAGAAGGCAACACCTACTTCTGCTTTAACTATTTCCAAACGTTGACCCAGCTGAGCCTCCACCTGTACCTTTAACATTGCACTTTGCTGGACAGAAGCAGAAGCCGGGCGCTCTGCTCCAATCTGACATTCGACAAAGTCTCCCATCACGGCGTTCTTGTTGAACAAAATGGAAGGAGCAATAAATGAGTAGCcctaaaaacagagaaaacgaGTTAGGTATCGGAGACAATATGAGACACGAACGCGTCTGATAGAATGTTATCTAACTTTTCAGACTTCATGTTTTCCAGACAGCAGCTGAAGATGAGGACTGACCTGGAAAAGGCGGTCTGTGCTGGGGGGCGTACTCGCCGGGGAGTAGACGGGGTCCATTCCGGTGAACTCTTCGGCAAAGTTGCCCACATCGAGTTCACTTTTCAGCTCCGGTTTGAATGGACTTGGTACCTTCTTCTGTGCCAAGTCAGACCAGTTCAGTCCCTGTGAGGGAGCAGTGAGCAATGACATGTTTCATGAAAAAATTCTCAGACCTTCTAGATAATTTCTTAAGTTTAGAAAAGTTCACAATGAATTCACAGCAGTAATACAGAAGTAAGGCTTATAATACAAACTGGATGGATAGGAAGAAAAATGAGGGAATGTAGGAAAGAAGGGTAAGTAGGAAGGAAGGACCTTGAAGAAGGGATGAGCTTTGATATCCTCGGCTCCTCTGGGCCCAGAGCCAAGTCTCTTATGTGGATCCTTCACCAATAACTTCCTCAGCAGGTCCTTAGCAACCAGTCCAATCATGGAGGGGAATGGTGGATCGCAGCGCAGGATACGTCTGACAGGAAAAAGGTAAAcaggttttaaaatgacttcttCCTAGATCCTACTCTGTTGTCCTCTGAATCaagaaacaacacaattttccaaacttttcGCTACAGAAACAATTCAGGTGACTTCAGAATGGAACAAGATGATTTAATCCGTCAGCGTTCATTTAGGAGCAGTACTTACTTCGAAACCTCACTCTGGGAGTTCCTTTCTCCCTCCAAGGTGAAAGGAGAAGCTCCCGTCAGCAGCTCGAACATCAGGATCCCCAGGCTCCACCAATCTACAGACTTCAGAACAGCAGAGGGAGAAAGCAAGCTTAAAACCGAGCATGGAAAGGCCCAGACTGGAACTGAACTGGGACTGCTGCAGAAGGAATGCTTCTTCAAAACCAACACCTGGAAAATGTGATCATATCTAGCCCTGTCCCAATAACACATTTTAGTGGACGATGAATtctcccagaaattattgtggCAAATGATGATATTAAcattttgagatcattttccaCTAACAACAATATTATGCAAGTACAGGTACACTCtccatttaacactggaactggaaaacatgttaaatatccaaaataagcaaagaaaacaactgaaacgAAAATAACTacaatggattatgaagtctctgcaaccaaaaaataataaccaatCAGCTGAGACAGAATAATAGGTAAAAGTGGCAGGCAGTGCAAACTAACTACTTCGTACTGGGTGTCTAAAAAAAGCGTTTCCCAAAAGGCCGGATTTTCAACTATATTAAAAGTTTGAACGACTCTtgtccaaatggaaattattgaactCACTTTAATTTATCacgcaattaattaattaattaattgatttactgctTAACTATATCATCCAACacctggaaaaataaacagtcaCTACTCTTGGATGATGCTCAGTCAAGATGTCACCTTGCCATGGCCCGTCTTCCCCCGGATGATTTCTGGAGCCATGTATTCGATGGTGCCACAGAAAGAGTAAGTCCTTCCTTTCTGCAACGAGACGAAGCCAAAAAAGGGATTTACTTCACACAGGGAGAGGACAGTAAGCTGCCACCGTAGGTTTGGGTTACGCACGTCTTCTTCCAGAAACTCTTTGCTGAGCCCAAAGTCGGTCAACACCACGTGGCCGTCGCTGTCTAGAAGGATGTTTTCCAGCTTTATGTCTCGGTACACGATCCCaagctgcacaaaaacacaGGGGACAAAAGGCACCGAGATGTATTTATATTAAGTGAGTAAAAATAACAtgcacaaaaaatattgtttagtaAGTAGAGGTGAGAAAACTGCATCGCTAGTCCATAAACAGCCTGTTTTCTAAACTCAAAGTaagaatcagttttatttactggggggaaaaaaaggtaaaagcaACAATCTCTACAATTTCTGTgagttttcagaaattattcgttcttattttaattttcttttatatttgcGATAAAGATTTTGATAATATTCACCTCTATGTCCCTCCATCACCTGTTGCCCTCAAGATTTCTCATAATTGTGTTTTCACAATTACGAGAAAGACAAAGTCAACTGTGCAAACGGTTgtgaaaaacagctttttggATTTTGCACATCATTCTTGTGAAAGGGCCTCTGCTTTTTTAGACTGTATAACACAATTTTGACATTtgttgaacaaaagaaaaaaaaggaacaaaaatagaaaatggataCTGGAATAGCTGAACATGCAGCTGATGTTCCCCCAGAAAGACCAGCTAGCCACAAAGAATGATACAACAGCAGTTACTGGAAAGGATTTGCATtggttgtaattttggttctgTGACGGGATGTTGCagggaaatgtttctgtttaatgtTCAGGatgaattttaattaattaccTTCTGGATTTATTGATGAATGctaatgtaaacaaatggcATGGAGTCTCAGAGGAGCAGTCAAAGCTGTGGCATTTACAGAATCATTGTTAACTTTCATGTTTATGACTACAAATGAGGATGAGAATGATTACCCTCCATAGTTGTTTATTAGCTGAATGTAAGTGGAGGGTTGCTATTTGGGCATCAGAGAATGTGACAAATACTGCTTGATACGATTTTTACATTCAATGCACAATGCTTtgccaataaaacaaacaaaaataaacaagcaaactgacataaatatgtttttggaaGATGTCAACCCTCATGTCAGCTCATTTTAAGCAACCAATGTAGTTTTAAATCTCTCAGTGTCATTTTCCACATTCCACGAGCGTTTAGCCATCCTGTCCCAAGTgggattttctttcttaaaataaGTTACTTTTTAAGTACATACTTTGCCTAAGTTCATCAAAATCTAAATATGTGGCGCAGTAGTTGGTGCTGTTGTTCCAGGTTTGCGTCTTTGCAGAGGCTCTTTCTGCTTGTTCCACCTGTGCCTCTGTGGGTTCACGCTGGCTTCCTCCCACGCC
This region of Xiphophorus hellerii strain 12219 chromosome 11, Xiphophorus_hellerii-4.1, whole genome shotgun sequence genomic DNA includes:
- the rps6ka4 gene encoding ribosomal protein S6 kinase alpha-4, with amino-acid sequence MSGDTSDSSDDSDGKSNEKACTVKHQITNANLTGHTERVGMENFELLKVLGTGAYGKVFLVRKNTGHDEGQLYAMKVLKKAAIVQKAKTTEHTRTERQVLEHIRQSPFLVTLHYAFQTQSKLHLILDYVSGGEMFTHLYQRDHFSEEAVRIYIGEIILALEHLHKLGIVYRDIKLENILLDSDGHVVLTDFGLSKEFLEEDKGRTYSFCGTIEYMAPEIIRGKTGHGKSVDWWSLGILMFELLTGASPFTLEGERNSQSEVSKRILRCDPPFPSMIGLVAKDLLRKLLVKDPHKRLGSGPRGAEDIKAHPFFKGLNWSDLAQKKVPSPFKPELKSELDVGNFAEEFTGMDPVYSPASTPPSTDRLFQGYSFIAPSILFNKNAVMGDFVECQIGAERPASASVQQSAMLKESQFFQHYELDLHGPPLGEGSFSVCRKCKHKQNGHEYAVKIVSRRMEANTQREIAALRQCEAHPNIVKLYDVFTDQYHTYLVMELLRGGELLERIKKKKLFGEAEASQLLQSLVSAVSFMHDAGVVHRDLKPENVLFTDEGEDSVLKVIDFGFARLCPAGSAPLQTPCFTLQYAAPELFESAGYDKSCDLWSLGVILYTMLSGQVPFQSEQRGMTSSYAVDIMQKIKEGDFSLDGEAWKGVSEDAKELVKGLLTVDPERRLKLSDLKENSWLQGGASMSTTPLCTPDVLESSGPTVRTYVNATYKAFNRCKREGFFLKSVDNAPLAKRRKLKMTSTGVETRWSSSSSSSSSSTSSSSASKEQNKQTVTPKHSKPK